The Camelina sativa cultivar DH55 chromosome 18, Cs, whole genome shotgun sequence DNA window AAAAGAAATAATTCATGTTGACCaatttcaaacaaataaattgaacatttagaaaataaacattaaatttgaaTATCTTACCAGTACTAATTGAATGTAGGAAATTATCAATTTTGGAATAATGtcaatattttcaatttggtaACTTTTATACATTTGATTCAACGACAAATAAGGAAAGAGTATAAAAATGAACAATTAGTGAATTATGGCAAAGTTGTTACGTTACCATAAACTTCTATGTTCTTTTTTACGATAAATTGTAACACAAAGTGAACTTATTCTTTCATCAATCAATTCTTATTTTCTCTACTtcctccaaagaaaaaaaaaaaaaaaaaaaaaaaaaaaaaNaaaaaaagagatgaagttCTTGGTTTCATTGGTTATGTGCTCTCTTCTCTTGAACGGTTTGGCTTCTGCTCAAACTCTAATTCAAGATTCTTGCAAGAAAGCAGCCGCAAAAGACCCGCAAATGAAATACGATTTCTGCGTCAATTCTCTTACACAAGATCCACAAAGCAAAACCGCGACCACACTCGAAGGTTTGGTCATAGCATCGACGAAGAATGCTGCGGCGAAAACTACGAATGTGAAAGGAATCGTTGAACAGATCCTCAAGGGCAAGAGATATGGACCAGGTATTGAGACAGTGCTACACGATTGCATTGAGCATTATGACGATGCTAATGGTTCGTTAAACACTGCTTTAGCGAGCGTTCAGTCGCATGATTATAGTACCGCTACTGTAAATCTGGGTGCTGCTTTGGATGCACCGGGCAATTGCGAGGATGGATTCAAGGAAAGAAAGCAACAGAAGTCTCCCGTTACTAACGAgaacaatattttgtttcagaagattttgattCCTTTGGCTTTTACTAATATGCTATGATGAAACTGTCAACGTGTTTCAATAATTGAATTCGATTATGTTTACCATATAAAGTTTTGAGAGAATAGAGACTTTATCTTAATGGAAATAAAATTTCACTTTacaaatatgattgttttttttttggcaacattGACATTGAAATGTAAGTCATAcgctattttaattatttaaagaaaaaaattctagtATAATATACTATCTTAAattctgaaaaaaacaaaaaaacaaaaaaaaaaaaaaaaaagttctgaaCTAAAAATATCTAAGAATGTTGTCCAATTTACGTACTATGTGACGTTCaattctttaaatttaattttattattaataatttaaaatgttaataagtgacatttttttttatctactaaTATGTTTCTTATAATCTAAACTATAATACTAATAGtgataatatttttatctaCTAATAAGTGAGTTTCATCCTCAGATATTCGTGATACGTCTGTGTCATCACTTtttcgcaaaaaaaaactagatagtTCGTATTACTCACAATGTATAGAAACTAATGGGTAAGCAAGTTTTACGTTTACGTTTACGTTACCATTtggtttttaggttttaaatttgGTTTGGTGGCAGTTTATGACATTTTGAAGGATGAATGGATGATGTCTATGGCCATACATGTCAAAGATGTGAGCAATACAGGTCCATTACCTCAAGCCCAGTTGGAGAAGTCAGGCCTAATTGAGAAGTCCAAAACAGAACtgcagaagaagacaaaacatgTACATGCAAAGGAAGAAACAAGGAAGATGAAGACTGTCTCAATTCAAAACCGATTTGATTCCCTCTCATCAATAAGGAGTGACTACGCATTGTATAGCTGTATAGCATATAGAAAAGTTGAGAGAGTTCTAGAGTGTTCTAAGAGTTGTATATAACTCTCACAATACTCATTTGTAAAGATCATCCAagttaataataatctaaaagttTTACCACttggttcttgtttctctcatggtatcagagccattgtGAACCCTAACAGGTGATTCAATGGCCGATCCCGCAAATCCTTGCTTGGCTTACCCTTTTCCAAGCAATGTTCATGGCTTGAGCTCCATCACCTTAAAGCTCACTGATAGCAACTACTTACTGTAGAAAACACAGTTTGAATCTCTCCTCTCCAGTCAACGTCTCCTTGGATTCGTCAATGAAAGTGTCACACCTCCACCAGTCACCAGAGCAGTCACTCGCAACAATACTCAGACTGAAGAACCCAACCCTCTCTATGCATCCTGGTTCAGCACCGACCAACTGGTTCGTTCATTGATCTTTGGCACACTCTCTGAGGAAGTTCTGGGCTCTGTTCATACTCTGTCAACATCTCAAGCTGTATGGCTCCATCTTGCTGAATCTTACAACAGAAGCTCGCTTTCCAGAGAGTTCTCTCTCCGTCGGAGCTTACAACTTCTCACAAAAATCGACAAAATTTTGGCTGTGTACACTCGTGAGTTCAAGCGTCTTTGTGATTCTCTCAGTGCCATTGGGAAACCGGTTGATGAATCCATGAAGATCTTCGATTTTCTCAATGGTCTGACAAGAGAATATGACCCCATCACCACAGTCATTCAAAGCTCTCTCACTAAACTCTCACCACCAAGCTTTACTGATGTGGTTTTTGAGGTCGAAGGTTTCGATTCCAAGCTGCAGTCGTATGAAGGAAACA harbors:
- the LOC104760205 gene encoding putative invertase inhibitor — its product is MKFLVSLVMCSLLLNGLASAQTLIQDSCKKAAAKDPQMKYDFCVNSLTQDPQSKTATTLEGLVIASTKNAAAKTTNVKGIVEQILKGKRYGPGIETVLHDCIEHYDDANGSLNTALASVQSHDYSTATVNLGAALDAPGNCEDGFKERKQQKSPVTNENNILFQKILIPLAFTNML